The region CAATTTAGAGAGTAAATCTCCAGCTGCCCCGGGTCAAAGTCCAACAGGGAGTGTTTGCTACGAACGTAATGGGGTAAAGCTTGCGTGTTTTACTTGAACTCTTCACTGGTCCATCACTGTGGtctatgacaaaaaaaaaagcaaaaaaaaagcaatttaatgTAGATAATTGACACTGCACTAAACTGTGCAGTttttggccaaaaaaaaaagcatgctTTGGTAATTACTacaaaaaaaattggtttttagACAGTTTGCTTGCTTGTATCTGTGGAGAACTTCCTAGAGCCAAATAATTGTTCTCTTTTAAACTTGGTGAAGTTCATATATCCTTATCACGAACTTCTAACCTGTAGAAATTGGCCTTTAAAATGGTCTTGTACAAAACCTTTCAACTTAAGCTGCTTGTTACATACTCACCAAAACAGCACgacagaaaaagaatgttttgCATGCCATGTTTATTATTGTTGATTTTCTCACTAAATTAAGCAGATATTGTTATTACAATTGTGTTCATCTTTCTTTGAAACAACTATCCTGCAAATAGAGTAACTTTAGTTAATGTTAATTTACAGGAAGTATTTTACCTGACTTACACCCCAGAGGATGTTGAAGGAAATGTACAGCTGGAAACAGGAGataaaataaactttataaTTGATACAAATAAACAGTAAGTTGGTATTGCTTTTCTGgcttcatattttgttttaatagtTAGACATAATTTATACCTATTCCAAGAACTATGATATGAAATACAATCTTAGTTATTGTTTCAGTTTTGAGTTAACagattgttcttttttttatttttctctagtACTGGTGCTGTAAGTGCTCGTAACATTATgctattaaaaaagaaacaagccCGCTGTCAAGGAGTAGTCTGTGCCATGAAAGTAAGTGATTTTAAGTTTCATTTGACAATTTAATGCTATTTTGAAGAGTGCTGTTCAAAGTAATATTTAAATTGTTTAGAGCTGTTAACAGCTTGGGCTGCAGGTGTAAATTGTGTGaaatggtttaaaaagctcATCTTTGATACTGATACTCCTCTTAACAAAGCAAGttccatttatttctgtttatgtaTTTCATGTGGCAGTCAGCTGTGTACACCTGgaagtgctgtgctgggattcAGAGATTGTTTTGTGTTTACCAGAACCTGTCAGATGATTTATTGGTATGTTCAATAATGGACaattaaacactttttttttttctgttgacaGGAAGCCTTTGGATTTATTGAGAGAGGTGATGTCGTGAAGGAGATATTCTTTCATTATAGTGAATTTAAAGGTGACCTAGAAACCTTACAGCCTGGTGATGATGTGGAGTTTACAATCAAAGACAGAAATGTAAGACGAAATCCAGTAAAACGGAAGCAAAGGTCCTGGGGGATAACTGCACAgctctctgctttcccagctctAAAAAAGGGGGGAGGAGGTTCTTTGGGAAATATCTGTtactttctctcttttctttggGTGTTTGACTGATTTTGTGCTCTTAGGGTAAAGAAGTTGCAACAGATGTTAGACTGCTGCCTCAAGGAACTGTCATTTTTGAAGATATCAGCATTGAACATTTTGAAGGAACTGTAACCAAAGTAATTCCAAAAGTACCCAGCAAAAACCAGGTGAATTTCAACACTTAAATCTGTGTAATGCTGGTTTGATTATATTGAATTCCAGTCAATAACtggaaacattttttcccatttcccagtaCCTCTTTGCTGCATCATGTCAGAATTAAGATTTActctttttcttaatttcaaattcAAAGAGTTAGGGTAGTAGTACATGATGGAGTATGTGTTTAATGTTTCAAATTTATTGTTCCAAATACTTGCTATAATTTTTTGTGGAGTTAGACATATCCTTAAAGGAAGActagggaaaaagggaaaaatatttgctgGGATAAGCCAGATCTATGGATTCTTGTGAGCATTAACAGTTAATGAGGCTTTTGGGCTGTAATGTTTGACTTGGAGGAGTGTTCATGAGCACTAAAACTGAGGTTTTAGGTGAGTATGGGAAGCTTTAGGGTGTTTTGAAGACTTAATAAGAAAGTGCCTGCATTTTAGAAGTGTTATGGTTCTAAACTTCATTCTCGAAATAGAGAAAATTCCTTCAGCAGGACATGGCTGGGGATTAAAAAATTTCCAGCCAACCAAGAGCTCCAAAAGCCACCTTGCATTGGACAAGTTCCAGATGAGGAGTGGTGGAAATAGAGCAGAGCTGAGTCCAGCAGGTCAACTCAGCTTTCCCTTGGGTTTTCTGTCTCCAGAGCAAAtagagaaatagagaaaattcCTTCAAGTAGGACATGGCTGGGGCTTAAAAAATCTTTAATCCAACCTTCAGCTCCAAAAGCCACTTTGCACTGGGCAAGTTCCAGATGAGGAGTGGTGgagatggagcagagctgagtcCAGCAGGTGAACTCAGGTTTCCGTTGGGTTTTCTGTCCCCAGAGCAAgtagagaaacagagaaaattcCTTCAGCAGGACATGGCTGGGGCTTAAAAAACCTTCAGTTCCAAAAGCCACTTGGAATTGGGCAAGTTCCAGATGAGGAGTGGtggaaatggagcagagctgagtcCAGCAGGACTTGGCAGGACCGtctgtgctgagccctgcaggtgaACTCAGCTTTCCCTTGGGtttcctgtccccagagcaAATAGAGAAAATTCCTTCAGCAGGACGTGGTGGGGGCTTAAAAAACTTTCAAGCCAACCAACAGCTCCAAAAGCCACCTTGCATTGGGCAAGTTCCAGAAGAGGAGTGGTGGaggtggagcagagcaggacttGGCAGgacccctgtgctgtgccctgcaggtgaACTCAGCTTTCCCTTGGCTTTCTGTCCCCAGAGTGATCCATTACCCGGCCGCATCAAAGTGGACTTTGTGATTCCTAAGGAGCTTCCCTTTGGGGACAAGGACACAAAATCCAAGGTGACCTTGCTGGAGAGCGACCACGTGCGGTTCAACATTTCCACGGACAGGCGCGACAAACTGGAGCGAGCCACCAACATTGAGGTTCTCCCCAACACTTTCCAGTTTACTAATGAAACCAGAGAAATGGCAAGTATCTAAATATTTCTAATTCTTGAGGGGAAGTGAAAGTAAAATGAGTTTGGAGCTGTATTCTACAATAAATATAAAAGTCACTTGTGCCTTCCATTGCCTGCTCTGAAATCCAGGTCTGGGACCTGCAgtgcaagcaaagcagaaaattcaGAATGAATGCTCTGCATCTTTGCCTTAAAAGAATAAAGTCCTAACTACTTTTTAACATTTAAGTGAAATTATATTAGGAAATTAGAGCTTAGCTGGCCCTCTTGGATAGGATAGCTGGCTGGTTGTAGCAGACAGAAGTGATGTAGTCTTGAACTGACAGTTTAAAATTCACATACTTGAGTCTAAAGAGGGAAATAGTCATCTTCCTTTGGAAAACTGGAGACCCTGGGACTACCCTGGTTCAGATAGGGGAAAGTGTAAAGAATTGGAGGAGGGCCTCTGAGCTTTTGTTTTCAAGTTTTTTGGCCAATCTCTGAGGGTCAAGCAGAAGGATGGTGAAGAGCAGAATTCTCTCAGTACAAGAAACTCTTTCTGGATTACAGGGACTAAGATGGATGTGCTAATGAGCATTACAGAATATCTTTCATTCCTGTAACTTGGAATGTTGGTTCTGTTCCAGCTAGACTGTAACTTTGCTTCCCTTTGCAATTTGGAGTTCAGTTAGTGTTGTCACATCAGTGTGCTGTGAATTATTGTCCcttgactttaaaaaaaccctgagttTTGACTTCATTCTTCAAGATTGTGGGTTTTTATCCTACAGACTTCTAGTATTTCTGCTCTGGCTACATACACTTGCCTGCCTGAGCTGAGCTGTCATGGGGGTTATAGTGTTGGCAGCTTCTAGGAAGGTTGGGTGGTTTGCTGGAGTTTGTGAAAGCTGCTTAAGAGAAGAATTTTCCTAAAGGTGAAAGGTACACTGTGATTCAGATCCTCTGAGTTTGTCCTAAGCCTTGCTAAACTCTGTATTAACTGGGTTTTAGGCAATGTGTTAATGAATTCTGCCTTCATTCTGGCAGTATCTGGAATTCAAACCCAGACTAGCGTTTGGGTTTTTGTCAGTATATTCTGTTTATCACTCAGCATTCCATTCCTAGTGGTTATCAGGAAGGTCACTAAACTCCTGTGTCACATGGGAGTGTGTTCCCAAAACACACCCATGGGAATGGGAGTCTTGTTTAACAGCTTCTTTATCATTCCTTCATTTGTGACTGGAAATCTGATGGTCTTTCTCTTAAACTTTCTTCTGAACACTGATTTTATCTCCTGTTTTTATAGATGGTTGTACTTttagtgtgtgtttgtgtgtttaatATTCTCCTAGATAATATTAAATGTTACAGtgtttgcagagctgccccattGTGTGCCCTGTACTGGCAGGTTCTTAAACCTCAGTCCTTGAGTTAATATTCTCCACTGCACTCTTTATCTGGAGTTGACTTCAGAAATGAGGTGGGAAGAACTTCCAGATTGACtagggctgtgagcagcaggattTGCAAGGAAGGACATGGCTTAAACCAGATGTTTTTCCAGGATTCAGGCCTTTCTGCCCACTCCTGACCCATGGAGCAGCTGGACAGGTGTCACATAGCAAGGATTAAACTGTAATTGTTGGTTTGGCTGTTGCAGGGTGTGATTGCAGCAATGAGGGATGGCTTTGGCTTCATTAAATGTGTGGACAGGGATGCTCGGATGTTCTTCCACTTCAGTGAGATCATGGATGGAAATCAGCTCCATATTTCTGATGAAGTAGAGTTCACCGTCGTTCCTGTAAGTGGGATTTCAACTCCTATAAAATCTCAGCATTTAAGGAAATTCTGCACAGTGTGTCTGTAACCTGATGGATTTCTTTTCCAGGATATGCTGTCTGCCCAAAGGAACCATGCCATAAGGATCAAAAAGCTGCCCAAGGGCACGGTTTCCTTCCACACCCAGTCAGAGCATCGCTTTGTGGGCACTATAGACAAAGAAGCCACTCCAGCCAAAGCCACTAGCCCAAATAAAGGCAAAGAGAAGGTAATGCTGCTCTTCTGCTTTCCTGCCATTGCAGACTGCTGATCCCTTAAAATCTCTAGTTCAGCTGGGTTTGGAGCACTGTTCATTCTGTATAGTGAACTACAGCTGATGAGAGCAGTCAGTGAAAACTAAGTGCTCTGAAcaagataataaaaatattgttaatAATCATTAATGATCATATTGTTGTTGAGGATCATTTCCAGGAAATTGATGGGGAGTTTCTTTCTACCTCTCAGTACACAAGATTCTAGATAGAATTATTTAAGTTTCATGGGAAGCGTCCCTTActgttttgttctgcttttttaaacaatgcCAGAATACTTAAAAGTGCCAACAAATGCTTGCTGGAACTGGTGGCAATACTTCATTGCCTTTTAAAATACTGTCTGGCATCATTAAAATCTCCTTACCCAGAGTTTGGTTGTGGTTTTGAGCAGTTATTGTAAAACCACTGAAACTCCAGTGAGCAGTTCTTAACTGTGTTTAGGAAACTGAATTGATCGCTGAATTCTGACCTCTTGTTTTCAGGAAGCTGAAGATGGAATAATTGTGTATGATGACTGTGGAGTAAAACTGACCATTCCTTACCAGGCCAAGGATGTGGAAGGATCTACTAATCCCCAGATAGGAGATAAGGTAAGAGAATTAAGTGTACTATTGGGAAATGCTCTTCTGGCCATTGTGGAGTGTGAGCTTCTCTTTGCCTTTACTTGGAACAAATGGAGGACAAGACATCTGTGTGGTATCACCTGGAATGTTGTGTTTAAATGAGTAAAAAATACCCTCCAACCTAGTGATACACAGGTGGAAATAGTGTCTTACTGGGTAAATTatgctttttaaataaagattttttatCACTAAGTGGAGACTGCTTATCAAGAGGAAATTAATTAGCATAGAGACTAAGATGGATATTGAAGAGGGAGAATATTCCCTCATGAGCATATTAGCCTGAGGTAcaatggaaagggaaaaagctTGGAGATTAAGAAGAGCAACAAAACCCTCAGGAGCCATTCCAGTTACTGGTTATTGTCTGTAAAAACTGAAACAAGGAGTGAAGTGAGGCACATCCCACTGTGGGCCACTGGTGAGCAGTGTAGGGAGAGGAGCTGATCCCCATGGACAGAAAGGTTCTCATGGTTAAGGGGTGAAAGCTGACTAGGAAATAACTTTCCTGCAGAgaccaggtgctgctgcagagctgcacagcttcAAAatgaatttgggggtttttttttggtggtcaTGATTTTCTTCGCATTTTTCTGCCTGGTATTGAACGTGTTTGGTTTTCATTGCATTTTTCTGCCTGGTACTGaatgtgtttggttttctttgcctCTTTCTGTGTGGTATTGATGGCCCTGTCCCCCCCAGGTtgagttctgtgtgtgtgaggtgAAGAGGACCGGGCTGCAGACGGCTGTTTCTGTCAGGATGCTGGGACGCAACTACAGCTCCAAGAGGCTCCTGGGCTATGTGGCAGCCCTGAAAGATAACTTTGGGTTTATTGAAACAGCCAATCATGATAAGGAGATCTTCTTCCACTACAGGTGAATGACAGTTTTATTATTTGGTTATGTGTCTGTTTGGGGAAGTGGGATGGTGTGGAGTTTTGAACCCATTTGCACTTTACACACacataatatatttatatatatgctTAAATATCTACAGTTTTATTTATCATCTCTGCTGGACTGGTTCAAGCTTTTCTGTTAGTCAGCAGTCCTGGTGTTCTGTGCCTCTAATTCCCAGCCAAGAAATCCAGTTGTGTTATGTATTTAAATGCTTCATTTTCCTGAATGGAGGTTCTTTGTGAACTGATGAGggatttaaataatttctgataaCTGATGTGGATGTTGGGTGAGCAACACTGTTGTCAtgtaaataaaggaaaactgTTCCTCATTCTGTTCCTGTAGTGAATATTGTGGTGATATCGATAGCCTGGAACTTGGAGACACTGTGGAATACAGCTTGTcaaaaggcaaaggaaacaAAGTTAGTGCAGAGAAAGTAAACAAAACACATGCAGGTAAGGCTGTACCTGGAGTTTTCTATCTGCAGGGCTCTTGGCACATGCAGGGGGGTTAAAGTTTGTTAATGATCCATTTACACTTGGAGCTGAGAGCAAGAAGATGCTCAGTGTGGGGTGGTCTTTGGTTCCCTGAAAGCTGCTGCCTGTATTTGCAGAGAACACACAAGCACAGACCAACAGTTCTGTGTACTGTAGCAATTCTGTGGACCTTTAGTGTCCTCAGTCCCCCTCCCTTGTGGGTTATAAGGGGAGGCTGAATGGCAGAACTGGCCAGATCAGTACCTGCACTCATTGTGCTGTTCCTCACAGGGgaaaagattgcaggagcaggGCAAATGGGAGAGGGTATTGAGGACTTGGGAGTGGGGGGAAGTTCAGTCTTGAAGATTAGTGGATGACTAAAGTGAGTAGGGAATgtggaagagaaaggaaggaagcaCTTTGATTTTACTTTTCAAGCTTCCTGATCTTAAGTTTCTTGAGAAAAATTTTTCTACTTCCATGTATGGTATATCAGTGTGATTTTGATTCATTATCATGTAGTGCAAAGTGTTGACTCCTGGTCAATCTGAATCACTTAtttaaatcagttttaaaataaactatGATTAAAATATCCCATTCCTCTATTGTCTGTCTTTTTCAGTGAATGGTATCACTGAAGAAGCTGATCCAACTGTTTACTCTGGTAAAGTAATTCGTCCCTTGAGGAGTGTAGATCCCACACAGACAGAGTACCAGGGCATGATTGAAGTCATGGAGGATGGTAAGATTGGTTCCTTTTAATTAAGGGTTCTTTCCACAAGTGCAAGGTCTTTTTACAGTGCATTCACAAGTTGAATGCACTGTAAAAAGAGCTGTTGAGGATTTTATTCACCCTACAAACTCTCTCCACACAGCTGAGCTGATTTGTAGTATTTGAAATCTGACATCAGTGGCAAAGGCCTCTCAGTTCTGTCTCATACTTTTCCCCCCCAGGTGAAATGAAAGGAGAGGTCTATCCCTTTGGAATTGTTGGCATGGCAAACAAAGGTGACTGTCTGCAGAAGGGGGAGACAGTAAAgttccagctgtgtgtgctgggtcAGAACGCGCAGACCATGGCTGTGAACATCACCCCCTTCCGCAGGGCCACCGTGGAGTGCGTCAAGGACCAGGTGAGTGACCCTGGCACCAGGGCCTGGGCATGGAAATCACTGCtccagctggcacagagcaacTCAGAACCACTTCAGTGCTGGaactgaggcagctgtgcccaaaCATTGCTCAGGACTCCAGGGAACTGGTGGTGTAACCCACCCTGGTGTGACTTGAGTAAAGGTGGGCTCAGAGCCTGGTTGGGTGCTGAAACATCAGAACTGCTGGGCAGCAGATAATTCTGAAGATTTGGCTTTGAGATGTCTTAGAAATTGCTCTAACTGGTTTCTGCTGCACAGAGTGTGTAAAAAGtgttcagaaaaacaaacaaaagatgCACGTACTTTGCTTCTGGAAGAAGCTTCTTCACAGCACTGAGCAGTCAGTGATTAGAGCACATCTGAAATGCAAAGGCTGATCTTTGCCCTCGTTGCATCTTGGAATGATTAAAAAGTTAAATGCTGCAAATGCTGTCTGTTTTTACAGATACCATGCAGCACTAATCTCCAGTCATTTATGGAGAGGCTGGATGAGTATTCCTGGCTTGTACATGAGTAGAATGGAAAACAGAAGTaaatattgtggatttcttcaggggagatttttgggaagtggaggaaaagccatcttataaactgtttcaattttccctttgagaacttAACATTATCCCAGTGACAGGCCTAAAACAGAGTGTTTGCTGCTGTGTAACTTCAGGGTGGAGTCTCAGAGCTTGGGGCACTGCTCCTCTCTGTTTAATACAGAGGACTGCCAGGTTAAATACTGCCAGCCCTTGGGGGCAGTTTTCAGAACTTGTTCTATAGACTTCAGGATTTAAATGTGTCTTTACAGTGCCAGGAAGGATTTCCAGAAGTGTTGTTTCTAGACAGAATATTCTTATCACTGCAGAAATTGCATTTCCAGTTCTAGTAGGCACCAAAGTTTTGAAGTTTTATTTAGAAGTAGTTAAACTACAGTGATGAGTAAGTTACTGCCTTTGTCTGGAGCAGAGCAAATTAGTAATGTTGTGATGTGTTGCTTTTCAGTTTGGTTTCATTAACTATGAAGTTGGTGACAGCAAAAAGCTCTTCTTCCATGTCAAAGAAGTCCAGGATGGTgtggagctccaggctggggatgaagtGGAGTTCTCCGTAATCCTGAACCAGCGCACAGGAAAATGCAGTGCCTGTAACGTGTGGCGTGTCTGGTGAGGCTCTGGGATGGAAGGGAGTGGCCCTGGACAGTGTCTgcatcccagcagagccccctgCAGCCTGGGTCTGCCTGAGCTGgatgttcctgcagcaggagctctgggttCCAGCTGCCTCCAGGACACCTGAGAGCTCCCAGCTCttccagtgctggcagcagcagcactcccagctctTCCTAATTACAGATGGCTCGTTCCCTTTTTGACCTATTCTTAAACTCCCCCTGTAGCAGGAATTTGGATACAGGCTTGCAAGTGGAAGTTAATGATAAGGAAAGTGATGGCTCTCCTGTGTGGATGCTGGCCATTGGCCAGCACGCTCCACAGTGCTGCCATCTCTTTCTTGAAGAGcagctttaatttttaaatagaaaattcaTGTTTTAGAGACTCTTCTTTTTGGCATGGCATTTTTTACAagtgatggggttttttatatatacactTGAGAAGAAGACTGcataatttgtattttgtttaAGCTTGAGATAGCAGTTCAGTAATAACAGAAAGCTAATGTTTTTGTCTCAAAATTCTGTGTTCCCATTATCTTCAGAGATGTTAATGCTCTGCCATGATATGCTGGCAACTTGCAAGCCTTTATTATTGCAgttgaatcacagaatgggttgagttggaagggaaccTAAAAAACCATCTCAATTGCACCCCTGCTGTGGATGCCTaccactatcccaggttgctcttAAGgcacatccagcctggccttggagatttccagggatggggcagccacacttctctgggcaatggAAACTTAGGAAACATTGGTTAGATGTGCACGAGAATAAATACAAGACCTGTGCTCCCTAAAGAACACCCTCTGGAGATCACTGAGCTCCTCTAGTGCAGAGTGCAGTGTGGACAGCAAGGTTTGGGGCAGGACCAGCCCATCAGCCAGGTCTGCTGTCACACAGCATCAATCCTGCACAATAAATAACTGTGCCTAAGGCCTGTGAAGCCCGGGGTGCCCTGGCCAGCCCGGGGTGacctgccctgtgtgtgctcTCTTGCAGCGAAGGCGCCAAGGCCGTGGCTGCTCCGCGCCCCGATAGACTCGTGAACCGCCTAAAGAGCATCAACCTGGACGATGCCAACGCCCCGCGGCTCACGGTGCTGCGCCAGCCCCGGGGCCCCGACAACTCAAAGGTAcccacacagccagggcaggggctgcagggcctgccTGCCCCGGGAAACACACAGTGCTGCCTCTGTCAGGGgtctgagctggggctgctgctgttctgtagAGAGCGGTGCTGTGTGAGGGTGGATTGTGTCTGTGCTGAGTGCTGTGCCCTGTATCAGTGCTGTGAGCCAtgtcctgtgtcacctgctgtgtgctgtgccctgtgtgtgccctgtgtcagtgctgtgagccatgtcctgtgtcactgctgtgtgctgtgccctctgtgtgccctgtgtcagtgctgtgtgtgctctgtgtctgtcacagacacattttatggaaaatccttttcttaggatttttttctcctgagaagctgagaagcctcaggagcaaaatgtaaacaatggttatctgctgctgtgaaatgcaacaggtgcatctgtgattggtctcatgcagttgtttctaattaatggccaatcacagtcagctggcttggactctgtctgagacacaagcttttgttattccttctttctttttctagtcttaggatttcatcagaaggctagcttctattcttttagtatagttttaatataatatatataataaaataataaatcaagccttctgaaacatggagtcagatcctcgtctcttccctcatcctgggaccctgCGAACACCATCACACTGTGCCCTTtgtcagtgctgtgctctgtgctttaGAGGAGTACACAGGAGAGAAGCAACCCACTGCTGCCTGTTTTGGAAGCTTTTTGTCATGGTTTGTCTTGGCTCTCGTAGTTTGTTCTTTGTTTATAAACCTCAGAGTAGCAACTGAAGTCTATTTACCTATGAAGCCCATTTACCTAGACGTGGCTTTCACACAAGGTACTGGCACTTCTTGATAAGCAGGAGAGAAGTGTTTGGAATCTCTGTTGTGTTTGGACTGCAAAGAACACCCCAGAGAAcctgttttgctgctgtctctgtTTCTGAAGACAAACATGACTAATTAGAAGGGAGCTGCTTGGGTTGAACAGACCAGGCTCTGCCTCAAAGCCCAGTGGCAGTGCCAGGTTCACGGTTGGAGTTGATGATTTTTAAAGCCCTTTTCCTATAGGAATGTGTTTCCTGTTGATGGAGTGACATAACTATCCTTTGTcttcttaaaaaggaaaaaagcccagaagtttctttCTTGAATTAGCAAAAAAGACACCTCATAGGACctgggggacttcacctcaaacttaaggatagccAATTGGATAGAAACCAAAAAGTCTTTCCTAAGCAATTTGCTAGAAAAAGAGGAGAACAAAGAAACTTTTCGCTTTTGTGACgtgttttaccaggagcaagaaCTTCT is a window of Melospiza georgiana isolate bMelGeo1 chromosome 23, bMelGeo1.pri, whole genome shotgun sequence DNA encoding:
- the CSDE1 gene encoding cold shock domain-containing protein E1 — translated: MSFDPNLLHNNGHNGYPNGTSAALRETGVIEKLLTSYGFIQCSERQARLFFHCSQYNGNLQELKVGDDVEFEVSSDRRTGKPIAIKLVKIKPEILPEERINGQVVCAVPHNLESKSPAAPGQSPTGSVCYERNGEVFYLTYTPEDVEGNVQLETGDKINFIIDTNKHTGAVSARNIMLLKKKQARCQGVVCAMKEAFGFIERGDVVKEIFFHYSEFKGDLETLQPGDDVEFTIKDRNGKEVATDVRLLPQGTVIFEDISIEHFEGTVTKVIPKVPSKNQSDPLPGRIKVDFVIPKELPFGDKDTKSKVTLLESDHVRFNISTDRRDKLERATNIEVLPNTFQFTNETREMGVIAAMRDGFGFIKCVDRDARMFFHFSEIMDGNQLHISDEVEFTVVPDMLSAQRNHAIRIKKLPKGTVSFHTQSEHRFVGTIDKEATPAKATSPNKGKEKEAEDGIIVYDDCGVKLTIPYQAKDVEGSTNPQIGDKVEFCVCEVKRTGLQTAVSVRMLGRNYSSKRLLGYVAALKDNFGFIETANHDKEIFFHYSEYCGDIDSLELGDTVEYSLSKGKGNKVSAEKVNKTHAVNGITEEADPTVYSGKVIRPLRSVDPTQTEYQGMIEVMEDGEMKGEVYPFGIVGMANKGDCLQKGETVKFQLCVLGQNAQTMAVNITPFRRATVECVKDQFGFINYEVGDSKKLFFHVKEVQDGVELQAGDEVEFSVILNQRTGKCSACNVWRVCEGAKAVAAPRPDRLVNRLKSINLDDANAPRLTVLRQPRGPDNSKGFGAERKIRQAGVID